In Miniphocaeibacter halophilus, the following proteins share a genomic window:
- a CDS encoding aminotransferase class I/II-fold pyridoxal phosphate-dependent enzyme produces the protein MKNIKSPVLQGLLSMSKKDKFRFHMPGHKGKFLELYKSMSSNLLSLDFTEVNGTDDLYNSKEILKEGMDLLTKERMSKYSFYLTNGTTVGILASIMALTNNEDSILISKDCHKSVYSAIELNKLKPIILENIIYDSGLVLPIEEDLIINELKRNNNIKMVVFSRPNYYGLCSNIEKLAKYCSENEIFLLVDEAHGSHLNYHSDLPKNALKSGAHISVNSFHKTLPALTQSSVINFNHNLSQLNIKKVLNIIEKLQSSSPSYLLMTSIDISRAYMEVYGKEKLNSLKTHIEDFEKSIENLPWIKIPYIPNYIRKDFTRIILETKMPASIVQNYLEENNIYLEMISKNILVLITTTEDTKEDLEYLSRILKDFNPNYNINNNIVENIDDKNNNDNLHYVPLNKSAGKKLNENIIIYPPGSVYLKKGDIISEENIKYINELINSGIKVYTDFNKDINNLYISID, from the coding sequence ATGAAAAATATAAAGTCCCCTGTTTTACAGGGGCTTTTGTCTATGTCTAAAAAAGACAAATTCCGTTTCCATATGCCCGGTCATAAGGGAAAATTTTTAGAATTATATAAGAGTATGTCCAGTAATTTACTGTCTTTGGACTTTACTGAAGTTAACGGTACAGATGATTTGTATAATTCTAAGGAGATTTTAAAGGAAGGCATGGACTTACTGACAAAAGAAAGGATGTCTAAGTATAGTTTCTATTTAACTAATGGCACAACTGTAGGAATTTTAGCATCTATTATGGCCTTGACCAATAATGAAGATAGTATTTTAATCTCCAAAGATTGCCATAAATCCGTTTATAGTGCAATTGAATTAAATAAATTAAAGCCCATAATTCTTGAAAATATAATTTATGATTCCGGTTTAGTTTTACCTATTGAAGAAGATCTTATTATTAATGAATTAAAAAGAAATAATAATATTAAAATGGTGGTTTTTTCAAGGCCAAATTATTATGGACTTTGTTCCAACATTGAAAAACTGGCAAAATATTGTAGTGAAAATGAAATTTTCCTGCTAGTTGATGAAGCCCATGGCTCCCATTTAAACTATCATTCTGATTTACCAAAAAACGCTTTAAAATCCGGTGCCCATATTTCTGTAAACTCATTTCATAAAACCCTTCCGGCTTTAACTCAAAGTTCGGTAATAAATTTTAACCATAACTTAAGTCAGTTAAATATAAAAAAGGTTTTAAATATAATAGAAAAACTTCAATCCTCTTCCCCATCCTATTTATTAATGACATCTATTGATATTAGTAGAGCCTATATGGAAGTCTATGGAAAGGAAAAATTAAATAGTTTAAAAACCCATATTGAAGATTTTGAAAAATCCATTGAAAATTTACCATGGATTAAAATTCCTTATATACCTAATTATATTAGAAAGGATTTTACAAGAATTATACTTGAAACTAAAATGCCGGCTAGTATTGTTCAAAATTATCTGGAAGAAAATAATATTTACCTTGAAATGATAAGTAAAAATATTTTAGTCCTAATTACTACAACAGAAGATACAAAGGAGGATTTAGAATACCTTTCTAGGATTTTGAAAGATTTTAATCCAAATTATAATATAAATAATAATATAGTTGAAAATATAGATGACAAAAACAACAATGATAATTTACATTATGTTCCCTTAAATAAATCTGCAGGTAAAAAATTAAATGAAAATATTATTATTTACCCTCCAGGAAGTGTTTATTTGAAAAAGGGCGATATAATAAGTGAAGAAAATATAAAATATATTAATGAACTTATTAACTCCGGAATAAAAGTGTACACCGACTTTAATAAAGATATAAACAATCTGTATATTTCTATTGACTAA
- the scfB gene encoding thioether cross-link-forming SCIFF peptide maturase produces MIHKYKMNNYNIVLDIYGGAVHVVDDISYDILDYYKTNTKEEIISILDNYPKEKVAEAYDEIQEMENQGLLFTSDDYLNIDEFEKREPVLKAMCLHVVHDCNLKCKYCFASQGDFGGHKAYMSSEVGKKALDYLVANSGSRKALEVDFFGGEPLMDFDLVKELVEYGNEIAEKNNKYFRFTITTNGILLDDDKIDYINKHMHNVVLSLDGRREINDEMRPTLNDKGSYDIIVPKYQKLIQGRKNKYYYVRGTFTRKNLDFSKDVKLFKDLGFDLASVEPVVDADYNEYAIREEDLPTILQEYENLAIDYAKAQVAGDAFKFFHFMVDLTQGPCVIKRMSGCGAGCEYVAVTPEGDIYPCHQFVGNEKFKMANILDEKVELPREMQNEFLNCHVFSKEECRDCWNKFYCSGGCHANAYNFNGDIMKPYEVGCEMQKKRTECAIMVKVAKMMQGESI; encoded by the coding sequence ATGATTCATAAATATAAAATGAATAACTATAATATAGTGCTAGACATTTATGGCGGTGCCGTACATGTAGTAGACGATATTAGTTATGATATTTTAGATTATTATAAAACAAATACAAAAGAAGAGATTATTTCAATATTAGATAATTATCCTAAAGAAAAAGTAGCTGAAGCCTATGATGAAATTCAGGAAATGGAAAATCAAGGTTTACTTTTTACTTCAGATGATTATTTAAATATAGATGAATTTGAAAAAAGAGAGCCTGTCCTAAAGGCTATGTGTTTACATGTAGTACATGACTGTAATTTAAAATGTAAATACTGTTTTGCCTCTCAAGGAGATTTTGGTGGACATAAGGCTTATATGTCATCGGAAGTTGGTAAAAAGGCTTTAGATTATTTAGTTGCTAATTCAGGAAGTAGAAAGGCTTTAGAAGTGGACTTCTTTGGTGGTGAACCATTAATGGATTTTGATTTGGTAAAAGAATTAGTGGAATACGGCAATGAAATAGCAGAAAAAAACAACAAATATTTTAGATTTACAATAACTACCAACGGTATATTATTAGATGATGATAAAATTGACTATATTAATAAACATATGCATAATGTTGTTTTAAGTTTAGACGGAAGAAGAGAAATAAACGATGAAATGCGTCCAACTCTTAATGACAAGGGAAGTTACGATATTATAGTTCCTAAATATCAAAAATTAATTCAAGGAAGAAAAAATAAGTATTACTATGTTCGTGGTACCTTTACAAGAAAAAATTTAGATTTTTCAAAAGATGTTAAGCTCTTTAAGGATTTAGGCTTTGATTTAGCCTCTGTTGAACCTGTAGTTGATGCTGATTACAACGAGTATGCCATAAGGGAAGAAGATCTTCCTACTATATTGCAGGAATATGAAAATTTAGCAATTGATTACGCTAAAGCTCAAGTTGCAGGTGATGCTTTTAAATTCTTCCATTTTATGGTTGATTTGACTCAAGGTCCTTGTGTAATAAAAAGAATGTCCGGTTGTGGTGCCGGTTGTGAATATGTAGCAGTAACTCCAGAAGGAGATATTTATCCTTGCCATCAATTCGTTGGTAATGAAAAATTCAAAATGGCAAATATTTTAGATGAAAAAGTCGAGCTTCCTAGAGAAATGCAAAATGAATTTTTAAATTGTCATGTTTTTTCAAAAGAGGAATGTAGAGATTGTTGGAATAAGTTTTACTGCTCCGGTGGTTGCCATGCAAATGCCTATAATTTTAATGGCGACATTATGAAACCCTATGAAGTTGGCTGTGAAATGCAAAAGAAAAGAACAGAATGTGCAATTATGGTTAAAGTAGCAAAGATGATGCAAGGAGAATCAATATAA
- the scfA gene encoding six-cysteine ranthipeptide SCIFF: MKKHIKTLAGNSLKESACTGGCGECQTSCQSACKTSCTVGNQECENENR; encoded by the coding sequence ATGAAAAAACACATTAAAACATTAGCAGGCAATTCTTTGAAAGAATCAGCATGTACAGGTGGATGTGGTGAATGTCAAACTTCTTGCCAATCAGCATGTAAAACATCTTGTACTGTTGGAAATCAAGAATGCGAAAACGAAAATAGATAA
- the thrB gene encoding homoserine kinase: MLKISVPASSANLGPGFDVLALSFKLYNVFTFEKSDKLEIISDYEEFSNENNLVYTTIKRVYEDFNEKPPTLKINTGSDIPMSGGLGTSASCILAGVVAANYFLGNKMTEYEIYKKAIEIEGHCDNITSQFFGGLSMSIKQDGEIRYKKMNIPSGMKCTALIPDFAVRTKLAREVLPEKVTMEDAVFNMSHCLFMVDCLRNGEFENLKYYFKDKLHQDYRAPLVNNFYDIVSKAYELGAYAAYLSGAGPTVMIFRSIEDNEFNKKIEKFLNNLPNKWEIKDLEIDNEGTIIEEY; encoded by the coding sequence ATGCTTAAAATATCGGTTCCTGCTTCAAGTGCAAATTTAGGTCCAGGCTTTGATGTTTTAGCACTTTCCTTTAAATTATATAATGTGTTTACCTTTGAAAAAAGTGATAAATTAGAAATTATTAGTGACTATGAAGAATTTAGCAACGAAAACAATTTAGTCTATACGACTATTAAACGGGTATATGAAGATTTTAATGAAAAACCCCCTACTTTAAAAATAAATACAGGTAGTGATATTCCCATGTCCGGTGGTTTAGGAACATCAGCTTCCTGTATATTAGCAGGTGTTGTAGCGGCTAATTATTTTCTTGGAAACAAAATGACAGAATATGAAATTTATAAAAAGGCCATTGAAATTGAAGGTCATTGCGACAACATAACAAGCCAATTTTTTGGTGGTCTTTCCATGTCCATTAAGCAGGATGGAGAAATACGATATAAGAAAATGAACATTCCTTCAGGTATGAAATGTACTGCTTTAATTCCTGATTTTGCTGTTAGAACAAAATTGGCCAGAGAGGTTTTACCTGAAAAAGTTACAATGGAAGATGCTGTTTTTAATATGTCCCATTGTTTATTTATGGTTGATTGTCTAAGAAACGGAGAGTTTGAAAATTTAAAATATTATTTTAAGGACAAGCTCCATCAGGACTATAGGGCACCACTTGTTAATAATTTTTATGATATAGTCTCCAAAGCTTATGAATTAGGAGCCTACGCTGCATACTTAAGTGGAGCAGGACCTACTGTAATGATTTTTAGAAGTATAGAGGATAATGAGTTTAATAAAAAAATTGAGAAATTTTTAAATAATTTGCCAAATAAATGGGAAATTAAGGATTTGGAAATAGATAACGAAGGAACAATAATAGAAGAATATTAA
- the thrC gene encoding threonine synthase, translating to MKFKSTRDSNVYIDSKNALLKGISDEGGLFIPEEFPKLGSINHMMDMQYKDLAYYILGKFFTDFTPEELSACVNGAYNSTNFSDPYIAPIRKTSDRYFVELYHGRTSAFKDMALSIFPYFIQTALKTSEEFDNIVILVATSGDTGKAALEGFKDVDNIRIAVLYPQDGVSSIQKLQMQTQEGNNTYVLGVVGNFDDCQTTVKNIFANKEFNKKLNEDRIQLSSANSINVGRLLPQIVYYYSSYINLLKFGEIKNNEKINIVVPTGNFGNILAAYYAKEMGLPINKLICASNDNNVLTDFINKGIYDKNNDLILTTSPSMDVLVSSNVERFLYHMSNENTDIVSDLMKKLNEKGRYEIDDSILNNMDFMNAYYAKEEEVNEKILSTLLNEKYLIDTHTAVASVAYDKYLKETDDRTKTLIDSTASPYKFSKDILKALDIDTNNLNDFEIMNKLHNITSVPIPKNLSSLQNKEIRFNEYSKKEDILNNIKKFIGDNNNA from the coding sequence ATGAAATTTAAAAGTACTCGTGATTCAAATGTTTATATAGACTCGAAGAATGCTTTATTAAAGGGTATATCCGATGAAGGTGGTTTATTTATTCCTGAGGAATTTCCTAAACTAGGAAGTATTAACCATATGATGGATATGCAATACAAGGATTTAGCTTACTATATTTTAGGAAAATTCTTTACAGATTTTACTCCAGAAGAATTATCTGCCTGTGTAAACGGAGCTTATAATTCAACTAATTTTTCAGATCCTTATATTGCACCAATAAGAAAGACCAGCGACAGATATTTTGTAGAATTATACCATGGAAGAACATCTGCATTTAAAGATATGGCTCTTTCAATTTTCCCTTACTTTATTCAAACTGCATTAAAAACCTCAGAGGAGTTTGATAATATTGTTATTCTTGTTGCAACAAGTGGAGATACCGGTAAAGCGGCTTTAGAGGGTTTTAAAGACGTAGATAACATTAGAATAGCTGTACTTTATCCTCAAGACGGAGTAAGTTCAATACAAAAATTACAAATGCAGACACAAGAAGGAAATAATACCTATGTACTAGGTGTTGTTGGTAATTTTGATGACTGCCAAACAACAGTAAAAAATATTTTTGCAAATAAGGAATTTAATAAAAAGTTAAATGAGGACAGAATTCAACTATCCTCTGCAAATTCCATTAATGTTGGTAGGTTATTACCTCAAATAGTTTATTACTATAGTTCCTATATTAATCTGTTGAAGTTTGGAGAAATAAAAAACAACGAAAAAATTAATATAGTGGTACCAACAGGAAACTTTGGAAATATATTGGCAGCCTATTATGCTAAAGAAATGGGCCTACCTATAAATAAATTAATTTGTGCATCAAACGACAATAATGTTCTTACAGATTTTATTAATAAAGGTATTTATGATAAAAATAATGATTTGATTTTAACTACTTCTCCATCAATGGATGTTTTAGTTTCTTCAAATGTAGAAAGATTTTTATACCATATGTCTAATGAAAATACCGATATTGTTTCTGATTTAATGAAAAAGCTTAATGAAAAAGGTCGTTATGAAATAGATGACAGTATTCTAAACAATATGGATTTCATGAATGCTTATTATGCTAAAGAAGAAGAAGTAAATGAAAAAATACTGTCTACATTACTAAATGAAAAATATTTAATTGATACCCATACTGCTGTTGCATCTGTTGCATATGACAAATACCTAAAGGAAACAGATGATAGAACTAAGACATTAATAGATTCTACTGCCTCACCTTATAAATTCTCAAAGGATATTTTAAAAGCCCTAGACATTGATACTAATAATTTAAATGATTTTGAAATTATGAATAAATTACACAATATAACTTCTGTTCCTATACCTAAAAATCTAAGTTCATTACAAAATAAGGAAATTAGATTTAATGAATATAGTAAAAAGGAAGATATATTAAATAATATAAAAAAATTTATAGGAGATAATAATAATGCTTAA
- a CDS encoding O-antigen ligase family protein has protein sequence MKQNLLDNKKYFYLFSSLILLTIMFVITEVGLNLKIYSFFTPYKVTLLIAGLMFLIALLKNPKNTFFYSVDSVKNQLKETKVLIIFIAIYIIFDLISLVHTNNKSVALVKYVTIISMLATIFLYILYLNKNSNSDKLNTLLVFLGTPAIVVSIYTWIYFFIHGYTYYARRLSLIQDYNKFSMLLFFSFIAVIYLIFRVVNSLNKRNLLLAITTILCSSTIHLTASRRTSKMMNVVLILFCLYGIYDTYVKLKIKNNSKPSKKFLKKPLGKFFITVIITLILSNFIIYTFNYVTTERVEKATQSDDADSIPINRGVEDILEDSQALDKRSTIWEIAIKSYKDYPLKNKIIGKGGSAHLDIYNQPENQEVLNKRVYWKVLPDNTVDPHNFLLVDLLNGGIFLVGVTLICMLTILVLLFKIFRKSIVDAFFIFIFSISTLGDIFISSRNGMFDNKFIWIILILIITVFNSLRHKNNLSKVIE, from the coding sequence ATGAAACAAAATCTTTTAGACAATAAAAAATATTTTTATCTTTTCTCCAGTTTGATTTTATTAACAATAATGTTTGTTATAACTGAAGTTGGACTTAACCTTAAAATATATAGTTTTTTTACTCCCTACAAGGTAACTCTTTTAATTGCAGGATTAATGTTTTTAATAGCTTTGTTGAAAAATCCTAAAAACACATTTTTCTATTCTGTAGATTCGGTAAAAAACCAACTTAAAGAAACTAAGGTATTAATAATTTTTATAGCGATATATATAATTTTCGACTTAATTAGTTTAGTCCATACAAATAATAAAAGTGTAGCATTGGTAAAATATGTAACAATTATTTCAATGTTGGCTACAATATTTTTATATATTCTTTATTTAAACAAAAATAGCAACTCTGACAAATTAAATACTTTATTAGTTTTTCTTGGTACCCCTGCAATAGTTGTATCTATTTATACATGGATATATTTCTTCATACATGGATACACCTATTATGCAAGAAGATTATCCCTAATACAAGATTATAACAAGTTTAGTATGTTACTCTTTTTTAGTTTTATTGCAGTAATTTATTTAATTTTCAGAGTAGTTAATAGTTTAAATAAAAGAAATTTACTTTTGGCAATTACAACTATCCTATGTTCCTCAACAATACATTTAACGGCTTCTAGACGTACTTCTAAAATGATGAATGTAGTACTTATATTGTTTTGTTTATATGGTATATATGACACATATGTTAAATTAAAGATAAAAAACAATTCTAAGCCAAGTAAAAAGTTCTTGAAAAAACCATTAGGAAAGTTCTTTATTACTGTTATCATTACTCTTATTCTAAGTAATTTTATTATTTACACCTTTAATTATGTAACAACTGAAAGAGTTGAAAAAGCAACTCAAAGTGATGATGCTGATAGTATACCAATTAATCGTGGTGTTGAGGATATACTAGAGGACTCCCAAGCATTAGACAAAAGAAGCACAATTTGGGAAATTGCAATAAAATCATATAAGGATTATCCTTTAAAGAACAAAATTATAGGTAAAGGCGGCTCAGCCCACCTAGATATTTATAACCAACCGGAAAACCAAGAAGTTCTAAATAAAAGGGTGTATTGGAAAGTATTACCAGATAATACTGTTGATCCCCATAATTTTCTACTTGTAGATTTATTAAATGGTGGAATATTTTTAGTTGGAGTTACCCTTATCTGTATGTTAACTATACTTGTACTACTTTTTAAAATTTTTAGAAAATCAATAGTTGATGCTTTTTTTATATTTATATTTTCTATTTCAACTTTAGGAGATATATTTATTAGTTCTAGAAATGGTATGTTTGACAACAAGTTTATTTGGATTATACTAATTTTAATTATTACAGTTTTTAATTCTTTAAGGCATAAAAATAATTTATCAAAAGTCATTGAATAA
- the yaaA gene encoding peroxide stress protein YaaA, whose protein sequence is MKILITTAKEMKVKSSSIDIDRPLIFENKYKTVVEKLKKYTVDGLGKLYKVKREVAERNFNIWQSFESRKKYKALELFNGLMYRYIEFENLDRQSQIYLDNNLRIISSLYGIIRPFDKIAEHRLDFSKNIEITNNIKLVNFWKEDISSYLLKEDSVFINLLSDEFNKVLNKEVLEKSIFIKFKEISNGKLKTHSTISKKGRGSFIKYMARVKASSIEDLVLFDYDGYKYDRDNSSNNELIFIKNGDK, encoded by the coding sequence ATGAAAATTTTAATTACAACAGCAAAGGAAATGAAAGTAAAAAGCAGTAGTATAGATATAGATAGACCCTTGATCTTTGAAAATAAATATAAAACCGTAGTAGAAAAACTTAAAAAATATACAGTAGATGGTTTAGGAAAACTGTACAAGGTAAAGAGGGAAGTTGCAGAAAGAAATTTTAATATATGGCAGAGCTTTGAAAGCAGAAAGAAGTATAAGGCCTTAGAACTTTTTAATGGGTTAATGTACCGTTATATAGAATTTGAAAACCTAGATAGACAATCACAAATTTATTTAGACAATAACTTAAGAATAATATCCTCCCTTTATGGAATTATTAGACCCTTTGATAAAATAGCGGAACACCGACTGGATTTTAGTAAAAATATAGAAATTACCAATAACATTAAATTAGTGAATTTTTGGAAAGAGGATATCTCCTCTTATTTATTAAAGGAAGATAGTGTTTTTATAAACCTACTTTCTGATGAATTTAATAAAGTTTTAAACAAGGAAGTTTTAGAAAAATCCATCTTTATAAAATTCAAGGAAATAAGCAATGGAAAATTAAAAACCCACTCTACAATTTCAAAAAAGGGGAGAGGTTCCTTTATAAAATATATGGCAAGGGTAAAGGCAAGTAGCATAGAAGATTTGGTCCTATTTGATTATGATGGATATAAATACGATAGGGATAATTCAAGTAATAATGAATTAATTTTTATTAAAAATGGAGATAAATAA
- a CDS encoding argininosuccinate synthase translates to MNKEDIKKVVLAYSGGLDTSIIISWLKENYDCEVIAVVGNVGQEEELEGLEDKAIASGASKIYIEDLIDEFVDDYVFETLKAGAKYEGRYLLGTAFARPVIAKRLVEIAHEENADAIVHGCTGKGNDQVRFELTVKAFDPDMPVIAPWRTWEIKSREDEIEYAKARNIPLPMEKDEFYSEDRNIWHISHEGLDLEYPDTEPNYDKVLKLSVSPEKAPDKPTYVTIRFDKGVPVAVNGEYMKGSDIIRYLNKVGGENGIGIDDIVENRLVGMKVRGVYENAGGRILYTAHEILESLTLDRDTMHYKDKVAVEFASLVYNGLWFSTLREALSAFVNKTQETVTGDVKLKLYKGNVINAGVTSPYTLYDEEYATFGEDGVYDQTDSQGFVNLYALPIKVQAMMKKKVKAKKEQEKKEQGK, encoded by the coding sequence ATAAATAAAGAGGATATTAAAAAGGTTGTTTTAGCATATTCAGGAGGTTTGGATACTTCCATAATAATTTCATGGTTAAAGGAAAACTATGACTGTGAAGTTATTGCAGTTGTTGGAAATGTAGGACAGGAAGAGGAATTAGAAGGTTTAGAAGACAAGGCTATTGCATCTGGAGCTTCTAAAATCTATATAGAAGATTTAATTGATGAGTTTGTAGATGATTATGTTTTTGAAACCTTAAAAGCCGGTGCTAAATATGAAGGAAGATATTTACTAGGCACTGCTTTTGCAAGACCTGTTATAGCTAAGAGATTAGTGGAAATTGCTCATGAAGAAAATGCAGATGCTATAGTTCATGGATGTACTGGAAAAGGAAATGACCAAGTTCGTTTTGAACTTACTGTTAAGGCCTTTGATCCGGATATGCCGGTAATAGCTCCATGGAGAACTTGGGAAATCAAGTCCCGTGAAGATGAAATTGAATATGCAAAGGCAAGAAATATACCTTTACCAATGGAAAAAGATGAGTTTTATTCAGAAGATAGAAACATTTGGCATATTTCCCATGAAGGATTAGATTTAGAATATCCTGATACAGAGCCGAATTATGATAAGGTTTTAAAACTTTCAGTTTCACCGGAAAAAGCTCCAGATAAACCAACTTATGTAACAATTAGATTTGACAAAGGTGTTCCGGTAGCAGTTAACGGAGAATATATGAAAGGCTCCGATATTATAAGATACCTTAATAAAGTTGGTGGAGAAAACGGAATAGGCATAGATGATATTGTAGAAAATAGATTAGTAGGTATGAAGGTTAGAGGGGTTTACGAAAATGCAGGTGGTAGAATTTTATATACTGCCCATGAAATATTAGAATCCCTTACATTAGATAGAGACACTATGCATTATAAGGACAAGGTAGCTGTAGAATTTGCATCATTAGTATATAATGGATTATGGTTTTCAACATTAAGAGAGGCCTTATCTGCCTTTGTAAATAAAACTCAAGAAACAGTTACTGGAGACGTTAAATTAAAACTATATAAAGGAAATGTAATTAATGCAGGAGTAACTTCACCTTACACCTTATATGATGAGGAATATGCAACATTTGGTGAAGATGGGGTTTATGACCAAACAGATAGCCAAGGCTTTGTAAATCTATATGCATTACCAATAAAAGTTCAAGCCATGATGAAGAAAAAAGTTAAGGCAAAAAAAGAACAAGAGAAAAAAGAACAAGGTAAGTAA